From a region of the Geothrix sp. 21YS21S-2 genome:
- a CDS encoding TPM domain-containing protein, whose translation MWGMSRRRLRQCVDAGKVVEAIREAERASSGEVRVSVSRFFWGDVEKAAARAFSRLHMEATADRNGVLIFVVPSRRRFVVLGDAGIHAKVGQAFWNDVAACLTAQFARGAFTEGLVEGIHLVGVRLAEHFPWGGEADRNELPDDVDFR comes from the coding sequence ATGTGGGGCATGAGCCGCAGGCGCCTGAGGCAGTGCGTGGACGCCGGGAAGGTGGTCGAGGCCATCCGGGAGGCGGAGCGCGCCTCCTCAGGCGAGGTCCGGGTGTCGGTGTCCCGGTTCTTCTGGGGCGATGTGGAGAAGGCGGCCGCCAGGGCCTTCAGCCGGCTCCACATGGAGGCCACCGCCGACCGCAACGGCGTCCTCATCTTCGTGGTGCCCAGCCGCCGGCGTTTCGTGGTGCTGGGGGACGCGGGCATCCACGCCAAGGTGGGGCAGGCCTTCTGGAACGATGTGGCCGCATGTCTGACCGCCCAGTTTGCCCGGGGCGCCTTCACCGAAGGACTGGTGGAGGGGATCCACCTGGTGGGGGTCCGGCTGGCGGAGCATTTCCCCTGGGGGGGCGAGGCCGACCGGAACGAGCTGCCGGACGACGTGGACTTCCGGTAG
- a CDS encoding LysE family translocator: MVVAILVGFAFGFIGSMPVAGPIALLVLRLGLNQDARHARFVAIGGAVAEGIYSLAAFWGLSTVLDRHPRVLPASRVVGAVLCLVLGIILLLHKPKPGPPPGQPERRKGTKRSLLGGFLLTALNPTLLVTWTAALAALHATGLVTLSPERAVPFALAVFLGIVCWFSTLLWLVRRFKGRWSPASVEWFIKGMGAVLVGAAGVVLLRALTG; encoded by the coding sequence ATGGTCGTCGCCATCCTCGTCGGATTCGCCTTCGGTTTCATCGGGTCCATGCCGGTGGCGGGGCCCATCGCCCTGCTGGTGCTCCGGCTGGGGCTCAACCAGGACGCCCGCCATGCCCGCTTCGTGGCCATCGGCGGGGCGGTGGCGGAAGGGATCTATTCCCTGGCGGCCTTCTGGGGCCTCAGCACGGTCCTGGACCGGCACCCCCGGGTCCTGCCCGCCAGCAGGGTCGTGGGCGCCGTCCTCTGCCTGGTCCTGGGCATCATCCTCCTGCTGCACAAGCCCAAGCCCGGCCCTCCGCCGGGCCAGCCGGAACGCCGGAAGGGCACCAAGCGCAGCCTCCTGGGCGGCTTCCTCCTCACGGCCCTGAACCCCACGCTGCTGGTCACCTGGACCGCGGCCCTGGCGGCCCTCCACGCCACGGGCCTCGTCACGCTGTCCCCCGAACGGGCCGTGCCCTTCGCCCTGGCGGTGTTCCTGGGGATCGTCTGCTGGTTCTCCACGCTCCTCTGGCTGGTGAGGAGGTTCAAGGGGCGGTGGAGCCCCGCCTCGGTGGAATGGTTCATCAAGGGCATGGGGGCCGTCCTGGTGGGCGCCGCGGGCGTGGTGCTGCTCCGCGCCCTTACCGGGTGA